A genome region from Astyanax mexicanus isolate ESR-SI-001 chromosome 19, AstMex3_surface, whole genome shotgun sequence includes the following:
- the casc3 gene encoding protein CASC3, with translation MADRRRRRRRASQDSEEEEEEASGSDSTGSASQAAKTRPRVPEPVEAPAVRSAPKSDVESECESEDGGVGEAVLSDYDSADPEENGSHSEGGEEEEEEEGEHFSDEEAARPAAEQKAAVDTPAEELGPEQEGEEEKMKEVKVEEKSNLAGERQSGDGQESTDDPENKSAGKTGQKLDDDEDRKNPAYIPRKGLFFEHDVRGQAQDEERPKGRHRKLWKDEGRWEHDKFREEEQAPKSREELIAVYGYDLRNGTGPSEGRPYRSRKPRHTGSPNQEPKRYKDFEKPTRTSWQGSAPGSRNAPPPTMTLQSGPPSAPHSASRPQARPSSQAPTRSFQGGRGPVQSHRAETRGYGKPGMEGPPPRNTRPQPLEGERAPRLRGRGSHGPPAERSPAVVVEDVRSEDEEEGEIPAVTTTYTAHHYKTERETAPSPRRQESGPVAEPAGGTGPIRESSPPPERPVEKKSYSLARRTRAKPSDLSKQASLEDSAPSMQPTPTAIKSESWQGETSTQSGLTGLDQDLARLSLAGQNWAQSPPSYLRPEMRGIPSTMHMGGGPHQYGNMEDMGVGGGRAKRYSSQRQRPVPEPAPMHIGVMEGHYYEAMPFQGPIYAHSDGPAPMPPQGLLVQPEMHLPHPAHPGLHPHQSGGPMPNPALYAAPPVSMSPGQPPPQQLLPPPFYPPPGVMTFSNTNYPYPAGATLPPMYPNPQAQSQVYGGVTYFDTVQQQAQPKPSPPRRTSQPVTVKPPPPEDQSRKPSEEIRS, from the exons ATGGCGGACCGGCGACGACGAAGGCGGCGCGCTTCTCAGGACagcgaagaggaggaggaggaggcttcGGGCTCAGACAGCACCGGCTCCGCCTCACAAGCGGCCAAGACCCGGCCGAGGGTCCCGGAGCCTGTCGAGGCCCCGGCGGTTCGCAGCGCCCCAAAAAGCGATGTCGAGTCGGAGTGT GAAAGTGAAGATGGTGGTGTAGGTGAAG CTGTCCTTTCAGACTACGACAGTGCGGATCCTGAGGAGAATGGTTCTCACTCAGAG ggaggagaggaagaggaggaggaggagggagagcatTTTAGTGATGAAGAGGCTGCACGCCCTGCTGCAGAACAGAAAGCTGCAGTGGATACTCCTGCAGAGGAGTTGGGACCCGAACAAGAGGGGGAAGAGGAAAAGATGAAAGAAGTGAAGGTGGAAGAAAAGAGCAATCTGgcaggagagagacagagtgggGATGGCCAG GAGAGTACAGACGACCCAGAGAATAAGTCGGCGGGTAAAACAGGCCAGAAGCTGGATGATGACGAGGATCGTAAGAATCCAGCTTACATCCCTCGCAAGGGCCTGTTCTTTGAGCATGACGTCAGAGGCCAGGCCCAGGATGAGGAGAG GCCAAAAGGCAGACATAGGAAGTTATGGAAAGATGAGGGTCGCTGGGAGCATGATAAGTTCCGGGAAGAGGAGCAGGCGCCTAAATCTCGTGAGGAGCTGATAGCTGTGTATGGTTATGACCTTCGTAATGGCACTGGGCCCAGCGAAGGCAGACCATACCGGTCCAGAAAACCAAG GCATACTGGCTCACCAAACCAGGAGCCCAAACGTTACAAGGATTTCGAGAAGCCTACACGCACCTCGTGGCAGGGCTCAGCTCCCGGTTCCCGCAATGCTCCCCCACCCACAATGACTCTTCAATCTGGCCCTCCCTCTGCTCCCCATTCTGCTTCCCGTCCCCAAGCCAGGCCTTCCTCACAAGCACCTACACGCAGCTTCCAGGGTGGCCGTGGCCCGGTGCAGTCCCACCGCGCAGAGACTAGAGGATACGGGAAGCCTGGAATGGAGGGGCCCCCACCTCGCAATACAAGACCCCAGCCTTTGGAGGGCGAACGTGCACCCAGGCTAAGAGGCCGGGGTTCGCATGGACCGCCCGCAGAGCGCAGCCCTGCTGTGGTGGTGGAGGACGTACGCAGTGAAGACGAAGAGGAGGGTGAGATCCCCGCTGTGACCACCACCTACACCGCACATCACTACAAGACGGAGCGGGAGACTGCTCCATCGCCAAGGCGGCAGGAGTCCGGTCCTGTAGCTGAGCCAGCCGGTGGGACAGGACCAATAAGGGAGTCCTCCCCTCCCCCAGAGAGGCCTGTGGAAAAGAAATCCTACTCCCTTGCACGGAGGACCCGGGCAAAACCCTCGGACCTTAGCAAGCAGGCGTCTCTAGAGGACTCTGCTCCATCAATGCAGCCCACCCCCACAGCTATAAAGAGTGAGTCCTGGCAGGGTGAGACGAGCACACAGAGTGGACTGACTGGGCTGGATCAGGACCTGGCTCGTCTCAGCTTGGCTGGGCAAAACTGGGCCCAAAGCCCACCTTCGTACCTGCGGCCTGAGATGAGGG gCATCCCCAGCACTATGCATATGGGAGGAGGTCCTCATCAATACGGCAACATGGAAGACATG GGTGTTGGAGGCGGTCGAGCTAAACGTTATTCCTCACAGCGGCAGAGACCAGTTCCTGAACCTGCACCAATGCATATAGGGGTGATGGAGGGTCATTACTATGAAGCCA TGCCATTCCAGGGACCAATCTACGCACACAGTGATGGGCCTGCCCCCATGCCACCGCAGGGACTGCTGGTCCAGCCAGAGATGCACCTGCCCCACCCTGCACACCCAG GCTTGCATCCACACCAGTCGGGAGGACCCATGCCTAACCCTGCTCTCTATGCTGCCCCACCTGTTTCTATGTCACCCGGACAACCTCCCCCACAGCAGTTACTGCCCCCGCCGTTCTATCCCCCACCTGGGGTCATGACCTTTAGCAACACAAACTACCCCTACCCTGCTGGAGCTACACTACCACCAATGTACCCCAACCCACAG GCCCAGTCACAGGTATATGGTGGCGTCACGTATTTTGACACGGTACAGCAGCAAGCCCAGCCTAAACCCTCACCCCCACGACGCACCTCCCAGCCGGTCACTGTCAAGCCTCCCCCACCAGAG GACCAGAGCAGAAAGCCCAGTGAGGAGATTCGTTCCTAG
- the msl1a gene encoding male-specific lethal 1-like 1 isoform X2, translated as MTMRSTVFTSGRNTLDTDLTDQRKKQVAATESQSLVKKQGCEHPVRVPAVLSTIHNSSEQHLHSKVKTFTSSHSTAGRPGQSLAVRKGQEENWVNLEDLIVPLAKQMGAEGTPVKSKSLFGQASHNHLGRMDPVASNGSKQPRKAGPVGGVAIAGVPSPEHGPDAKSRNMMKGIGHAATQTSCFRQILLLQLELIEQQQQQLQNKNKEIDDLKAEKEMLTARIERMERRLQMVKKEGSENRPSQTPRRKEVVEAISPESTGQPEGQSLTPRPMTLGRGGKGLKRFLFQESGMARSRRGQPKMPSPKEGQALKEEAQEEESPEFKSHGSSIVQSEELPYLATTEMYLCCWHQPPPSPWREPSPVQDDTVAVPSWRESILEPMEEKKATDIPESLDDGVFLKRHSKLELDEKRRKRWDIQRIREQRMFQRLQQRMDKRKVIQESEPELLSFYPEAEDVESIMITPYLPVVAFGRPLPNLQQQSFDIPWLDERSRCRQELSKKKTPHRTCRK; from the exons ATGACTATGCGCTCCACCGTGTTTACAAGTGGACGAAACACGCTGGACACAGACTTGACTGACCAACGCAAAAAACAAGTGGCAGCCACTGAATCTCAGAGTCTTGTAAAGAAGCAAGGCTGTGAGCATCCTGTCAGAGTTCCTGCCGTCCTGAGCACCATCCACAACAGTAGTGAACAGCATCTCCACAGCAAAGTGAAGACCTTCACAAGCAGTCACAGCACAGCAGGCAGACCTGGCCAGTCTCTGGCAGTGAGGAAAGGGCAAGAGGAGAACTGGGTGAACCTGGAGGATTTGATAGTTCCTCTGGCCAAGCAGATGGGGGCCGAGGGTACCCCAGTAAAAAGCAAATCACTGTTTGGACAGGCCAGTCACAACCACTTGGGCAGGATGGATCCAGTGGCATCAAACGGCAGCAAGCAGCCACGAAAGGCAGGGCCAGTGGGGGGAGTTGCAATAGCAGGAGTCCCCTCACCTGAACATGGCCCTGATGCAAAAAGCAGAAATATGATGAAGGGCATCGGCCATGCTGCCACACAGACTAGCTGCTTTCGTCAGATTCTTCTGTTGCAGCTAGAGCTGATtgaacagcaacagcagcagctgcagaatAAAAACAAAGAGATAGATGACCTCAAAGCTGAAAAGGAAATG TTGACTGCTCGCATTGAGCGAATGGAGCGGCGGCTACAGATGGTGAAGAAAGAAGGATCTGAGAATCGGCCGTCTCAGACTCCACGTCGCAAGGAAGTTGTTGAGGCCATCTCACCAGAAAGCACAGGGCAACCTGAGGGGCAGAGCCTGACACCTAGACCTATGACTTTAGGAAGGGGTGGCAAGGGCCTGAAAAG ATTCCTTTTTCAAGAATCCGGGATGGCCAGGTCCAGACGAGGTCAGCCCAAAATGCCTTCTCCAAAGGAAGGCCAAGCTTTGAAGGAGGAGGCTCAAGAAGAAGAAAGTCCCGAATTTAAGTCACATGGTTCCTCCATTGTCCAATCAGAAGAACTGCCTTACCTGGCTACGACAGAAATGTATCTGTGCTGTTGGCACCAGCCGCCACCCTCACCTTGGAGAGAGCCATCTCCTGTGCAGGACGACACAGTTGCTG TCCCGTCTTGGCGAGAGAGCATTTTGGAACCCATGGAGGAGAAAAAAGCAACAGATATCCCTGAG agTCTAGATGACGGTGTCTTTTTGAAGCGGCATTCAAAACTGGAGTTGGatgaaaagagaaggaaaag GTGGGATATTCAGCGTATTAGGGAGCAGAGGATGTTCCAGAGACTCCAGCAGAGGATGGATAAGCGAAAAGTGATTCAGGAAAGTGAGCCAGAGCTACTTTCCTTCTACCCTGAAGCAGAGGATG tggaATCAATAATGATTACACCATACCTGCCAGTGGTGGCATTTGGCAGACCCCTGCCTAATCTTCAACAGCA GAGTTTTGACATACCATGGCTGGATGAGCGCAGTCGCTGCCGACAAGAACTGTCCAAAAAGAAGACGCCCCATCGGACCTGCCGCAAGTGA
- the msl1a gene encoding male-specific lethal 1-like 1 isoform X1, which produces MTMRSTVFTSGRNTLDTDLTDQRKKQVAATESQSLVKKQGCEHPVRVPAVLSTIHNSSEQHLHSKVKTFTSSHSTAGRPGQSLAVRKGQEENWVNLEDLIVPLAKQMGAEGTPVKSKSLFGQASHNHLGRMDPVASNGSKQPRKAGPVGGVAIAGVPSPEHGPDAKSRNMMKGIGHAATQTSCFRQILLLQLELIEQQQQQLQNKNKEIDDLKAEKEMLTARIERMERRLQMVKKEGSENRPSQTPRRKEVVEAISPESTGQPEGQSLTPRPMTLGRGGKGLKRRFLFQESGMARSRRGQPKMPSPKEGQALKEEAQEEESPEFKSHGSSIVQSEELPYLATTEMYLCCWHQPPPSPWREPSPVQDDTVAVPSWRESILEPMEEKKATDIPESLDDGVFLKRHSKLELDEKRRKRWDIQRIREQRMFQRLQQRMDKRKVIQESEPELLSFYPEAEDVESIMITPYLPVVAFGRPLPNLQQQSFDIPWLDERSRCRQELSKKKTPHRTCRK; this is translated from the exons ATGACTATGCGCTCCACCGTGTTTACAAGTGGACGAAACACGCTGGACACAGACTTGACTGACCAACGCAAAAAACAAGTGGCAGCCACTGAATCTCAGAGTCTTGTAAAGAAGCAAGGCTGTGAGCATCCTGTCAGAGTTCCTGCCGTCCTGAGCACCATCCACAACAGTAGTGAACAGCATCTCCACAGCAAAGTGAAGACCTTCACAAGCAGTCACAGCACAGCAGGCAGACCTGGCCAGTCTCTGGCAGTGAGGAAAGGGCAAGAGGAGAACTGGGTGAACCTGGAGGATTTGATAGTTCCTCTGGCCAAGCAGATGGGGGCCGAGGGTACCCCAGTAAAAAGCAAATCACTGTTTGGACAGGCCAGTCACAACCACTTGGGCAGGATGGATCCAGTGGCATCAAACGGCAGCAAGCAGCCACGAAAGGCAGGGCCAGTGGGGGGAGTTGCAATAGCAGGAGTCCCCTCACCTGAACATGGCCCTGATGCAAAAAGCAGAAATATGATGAAGGGCATCGGCCATGCTGCCACACAGACTAGCTGCTTTCGTCAGATTCTTCTGTTGCAGCTAGAGCTGATtgaacagcaacagcagcagctgcagaatAAAAACAAAGAGATAGATGACCTCAAAGCTGAAAAGGAAATG TTGACTGCTCGCATTGAGCGAATGGAGCGGCGGCTACAGATGGTGAAGAAAGAAGGATCTGAGAATCGGCCGTCTCAGACTCCACGTCGCAAGGAAGTTGTTGAGGCCATCTCACCAGAAAGCACAGGGCAACCTGAGGGGCAGAGCCTGACACCTAGACCTATGACTTTAGGAAGGGGTGGCAAGGGCCTGAAAAG aAGATTCCTTTTTCAAGAATCCGGGATGGCCAGGTCCAGACGAGGTCAGCCCAAAATGCCTTCTCCAAAGGAAGGCCAAGCTTTGAAGGAGGAGGCTCAAGAAGAAGAAAGTCCCGAATTTAAGTCACATGGTTCCTCCATTGTCCAATCAGAAGAACTGCCTTACCTGGCTACGACAGAAATGTATCTGTGCTGTTGGCACCAGCCGCCACCCTCACCTTGGAGAGAGCCATCTCCTGTGCAGGACGACACAGTTGCTG TCCCGTCTTGGCGAGAGAGCATTTTGGAACCCATGGAGGAGAAAAAAGCAACAGATATCCCTGAG agTCTAGATGACGGTGTCTTTTTGAAGCGGCATTCAAAACTGGAGTTGGatgaaaagagaaggaaaag GTGGGATATTCAGCGTATTAGGGAGCAGAGGATGTTCCAGAGACTCCAGCAGAGGATGGATAAGCGAAAAGTGATTCAGGAAAGTGAGCCAGAGCTACTTTCCTTCTACCCTGAAGCAGAGGATG tggaATCAATAATGATTACACCATACCTGCCAGTGGTGGCATTTGGCAGACCCCTGCCTAATCTTCAACAGCA GAGTTTTGACATACCATGGCTGGATGAGCGCAGTCGCTGCCGACAAGAACTGTCCAAAAAGAAGACGCCCCATCGGACCTGCCGCAAGTGA